One region of Flavobacterium sp. GSB-24 genomic DNA includes:
- a CDS encoding thioredoxin fold domain-containing protein, protein MKKKLLLSLWFTLLIFLVGYLFWQNEFKYSLPTPVPQNYHAIAMGSKIELGPCCAFDNKPIFIHFFNPDCPCSRFNVPHVSDLIKKYGDKINFKIVVLNKKRNFTIDEIQKKFDAQIPVYFDEAIAENCGVFSTPQAVLLDPSHKLYYRGNYNKTRYCTDAKSNYAQMAIDSLLSKNHNPSFNAFALRAYGCSLLKCTK, encoded by the coding sequence ATGAAGAAAAAATTACTTCTAAGTCTATGGTTCACACTTTTAATTTTTTTGGTTGGTTATTTGTTTTGGCAAAATGAGTTTAAGTACAGCCTTCCAACGCCAGTCCCACAAAATTATCATGCCATTGCAATGGGATCTAAAATTGAATTAGGACCATGCTGTGCATTCGATAATAAACCAATATTTATACATTTCTTTAATCCAGATTGTCCCTGTTCACGCTTTAATGTGCCACATGTGAGTGATTTAATTAAGAAATATGGAGACAAGATCAATTTTAAAATTGTAGTGTTAAACAAAAAAAGGAATTTTACTATTGATGAAATTCAGAAAAAGTTTGATGCTCAAATTCCTGTTTACTTTGATGAAGCAATTGCAGAAAATTGTGGTGTTTTTTCTACTCCGCAGGCTGTTTTATTAGATCCTTCACATAAATTATATTATCGCGGTAATTATAACAAAACAAGATATTGCACCGATGCAAAAAGTAACTATGCGCAAATGGCAATTGATTCTTTGTTGAGCAAGAATCATAATCCTTCTTTTAATGCTTTCGCTCTGAGAGCCTATGGATGTTCGTTACTAAAATGTACCAAATAA